A region from the Hypericibacter adhaerens genome encodes:
- a CDS encoding class II aldolase/adducin family protein, producing the protein MKHEALRREIVAACINMNARGINQGTSGNISARVPGGFLITPSGMTYEETKPADIVMMRLDGSHEGKRKPSSEWRFHRDLMATRPEVGAVVHTHSMFATTLSCLHLDIPAVHYMIAAAGTSKILCAPYATYGTQETADNAVKALKGRNACLLANHGMIVLGPNLKKAMWLAVEVETLAAQYWRALQVGKPKILPDAEIQRVIEKFRGYGQVKEEKAGSPCC; encoded by the coding sequence ATGAAGCATGAAGCCCTGCGGCGGGAGATCGTCGCCGCCTGCATCAACATGAACGCCCGCGGCATCAACCAGGGCACATCGGGCAATATCAGCGCCCGCGTGCCGGGCGGATTCCTGATCACGCCCTCCGGCATGACCTATGAGGAGACCAAGCCCGCCGACATCGTGATGATGCGGCTCGACGGCAGCCACGAGGGCAAGCGCAAGCCCTCCAGCGAATGGCGCTTCCATCGCGACCTGATGGCGACGCGCCCCGAGGTGGGCGCCGTGGTCCATACCCACTCGATGTTCGCGACCACCCTCTCCTGCCTGCATCTGGACATCCCGGCGGTGCATTACATGATCGCCGCCGCCGGCACGAGCAAGATCCTCTGCGCGCCCTACGCCACCTACGGCACGCAGGAGACCGCCGACAACGCGGTCAAGGCGCTCAAGGGCCGCAATGCCTGCCTGCTCGCCAATCACGGCATGATCGTGCTCGGCCCCAACCTCAAGAAGGCGATGTGGCTCGCGGTCGAGGTCGAGACGCTGGCGGCGCAATATTGGCGGGCGCTCCAGGTCGGCAAGCCGAAGATCCTGCCCGACGCGGAGATCCAGCGCGTGATCGAGAAGTTCCGCGGCTATGGCCAGGTGAAAGAGGAGAAGGCCGGATCGCCCTGCTGCTGA
- a CDS encoding DeoR/GlpR family DNA-binding transcription regulator codes for MLAEERQNQILSMVNSRGSVSITEIQRKLKVSRETIRRDLLLLAERNRLRKTHGGALSLERNEPEMEVRQVTNVEGKRSMGRLAASLVPDGASVILSSGTTMQSVADALLVREGLTIFTNNIVACGKLAGHNKNRVYMLGGEVQPANGATLGRDATTMLMHYFADFVFVGAGAISPSGWLMDYTREEGELHGLMLQSARTPVVVADHTKFNRYAPVRVDNFDKVTHLVTDRQPDQAIVTTLANLPLELLVVGRDDS; via the coding sequence GTGCTAGCCGAGGAACGACAGAACCAGATCCTGTCGATGGTGAATTCGCGGGGGTCGGTCTCGATCACCGAGATCCAGCGCAAGCTCAAGGTCTCGCGCGAGACCATCCGGCGCGACCTGCTGCTGCTGGCCGAGCGCAACCGCCTGCGCAAGACCCACGGCGGCGCGCTCTCGCTCGAGCGCAACGAGCCCGAGATGGAGGTCCGCCAGGTCACCAATGTCGAGGGCAAGCGCAGCATGGGGCGGCTCGCGGCAAGCCTCGTGCCCGACGGCGCCTCGGTGATCCTCTCCAGCGGCACGACCATGCAGAGCGTCGCCGACGCGCTGCTCGTCCGCGAGGGGCTCACCATCTTCACCAACAACATCGTCGCCTGCGGCAAGCTCGCCGGCCACAACAAGAACCGCGTCTACATGCTGGGCGGCGAGGTGCAGCCGGCCAACGGCGCCACGCTCGGCCGCGACGCCACGACGATGCTGATGCACTATTTCGCCGATTTCGTCTTCGTCGGCGCCGGCGCCATTTCGCCCTCGGGGTGGCTGATGGACTACACCCGCGAGGAAGGCGAGCTGCACGGCCTGATGCTGCAATCCGCGCGCACGCCGGTCGTCGTCGCCGACCACACCAAGTTCAACCGCTATGCCCCGGTCCGCGTCGACAATTTCGACAAGGTCACGCATCTCGTGACCGACCGGCAGCCGGACCAGGCGATCGTGACGACGCTGGCCAACCTGCCGCTCGAGCTGTTGGTGGTGGGCCGGGACGATTCGTGA